Proteins co-encoded in one Corylus avellana chromosome ca9, CavTom2PMs-1.0 genomic window:
- the LOC132162041 gene encoding (+)-borneol dehydrogenase 1-like has protein sequence MAKRLDGKVAIITGGSSGIGASAVHLFHENGAKVVIADIQDTMGQAIADKLGENVSYIHCDVANEDEICNLIDTTISKHGQLDIMYNNAGIVDIPFMNILESKKSDLERVLNVNLVGGFLGAKHGSRVMIPRGKGCILFTASAATAIGGLSSHSYAASKCGILGLARNLAAELGQHGIRVNCVSPYAVITGILGGVNEADVPQMEAAVSEVGNLKGQILKAESVARAALYLASDEADYVSGLNLLVDGGYSAVNPSMMNFQSSFMNI, from the coding sequence GCTAGATGGGAAAGTGGCAATCATCACCGGAGGGTCAAGCGGGATCGGAGCAAGTGCTGTGCACCTCTTCCATGAAAACGGCGCCAAGGTTGTCATAGCCGATATTCAAGACACAATGGGACAAGCCATTGCCGACAAGCTTGGAGAAAATGTTAGCTATATCCATTGCGACGTGGCAAATGAAGACGAAATCTGTAATCTCATTGACACCACAATTTCCAAACACGGACAGCTTGATATAATGTACAACAACGCAGGCATCGTGGACATCCCCTTCATGAATATTCTGGAAAGCAAGAAATCGGATCTAGAGCGAGTTCTCAACGTTAACTTGGTTGGAGGTTTCCTAGGAGCTAAACACGGCTCAAGGGTGATGATTCCGCGGGGTAAAGGCTGCATACTTTTTACCGCTAGTGCTGCTACAGCAATTGGGGGGCTTTCATCTCATTCTTATGCAGCGTCCAAATGTGGAATTTTGGGGCTTGCAAGGAACTTGGCAGCTGAGCTTGGGCAACATGGTATACGTGTAAATTGCGTGTCGCCTTATGCCGTCATCACTGGTATATTAGGAGGTGTCAATGAAGCTGACGTACCCCAAATGGAAGCGGCGGTGAGTGAGGTCGGCAATCTGAAGGGACAGATTCTCAAGGCAGAAAGTGTTGCACGTGCGGCACTCTACTTGGCCAGCGACGAAGCTGATTATGTGAGTGGGCTCAACCTTTTGGTGGATGGAGGGTACAGTGCGGTGAATCCTAGCATGATGAACTTTCAAAGCTCGTTTATGAATATTTAA